AAATCGATTGTTTTTGTTCCAGCAAAGAATTATAATTAATTGTTATAACAAGTACAAACATTTAGCTCAAGTAAAAAACGTGTTTCACAGCTCACCGAAGAAAAGCTGGGTACATCGGAGAAAACCGGCATGGATGGGCACTTTGAGCATCTTAGCGAACGGTCAGATTGCGCCCGGATGTGGACCGAGAAAATCGTGCGTGACACCGAAGCGGCAATCGTTCCGAATCCAGCAAATCGAGTCGAAGATTTCATATTCGAGAAAATCGAAAAGCAAAAGCCCAAAAGATTGAGCAATCTGGAGTACCTAGGCCTAGACATGATCGAAGGAGGCGGAGAATTCGGCCAGGATGGGGCATACGGTGCTGCGCTGATCAAGGTTGGCCAAGCCCAGCAGAAGTTGGGTTCTTGCGAGAGGGACTTTATCGGATCGGCGGGGATGTGTTTTATACAACCGCTGAAGAAGTTCCTCGAGGGGGAGATGAAAACCATCACCAAAGAGAAGGGCATACTGGAAAGCAAAAGGTAAGTCGGTCCTCGGCGGGTTCCCGGTGCGCACATGTACAATTAGACTCTTCGTTTTAGACTTGATTTGGATGCATGTAAGAACAGGGTACGCAAGGCGCGCAGTATGCTGGGACAACAAACGGTGAGAGTGATTTAACAATTTTAATAACCGAATAGCTGAGAAAAACGGAACAAATGATTTATGATCCAAAATGTGGAAGTGTTTTTGCGCTAGGCAGAAATTTCCAATTTTACTTTATTTGTTTCTAATCCATACAAAACTCCATACGCTTTGGAATTATAACAATTATCATGCATGATTAACAAAATGTGCTAACAATTAGAAATCTGTTTACTGCAATAATTTTAACCGGGTTATTATACTAAAACTGTTTCATTGTTCCTCGAAAACATAACACTAAATTCGCAGAAGGACGGAATCTCGCCCGAGGCTGCACTTGACCAGGTACAGTTTGGCTTCGCTGTAGTATCAAATCCATGTTTTGTGGTTGTAGCTTTGTGCGAAATAAGCATAGTTTTTTGACGATTTAGTCACCGCTTGATTCATTCGTTTGACCATCATCCCCATGAACGATGGTTTAAACCCTAGTGTGCACGATGCATGCTTAGGTCAATTGATACAATATTCTGAGTAAAAATTTATACCTTTCTAAATTATTTTAGGCCGAGCGCGATCTACGAGTAGCACAGTCGGAATTCGATCGCCAAGCTGAAATCACAAAATTACTGCTGGAAGGCATCAGTACTACACAGGCAACACATTTACGACATCTGCACGCCTTAGTCGAAGCTCAGGTTCGCTACT
The Toxorhynchites rutilus septentrionalis strain SRP chromosome 2, ASM2978413v1, whole genome shotgun sequence genome window above contains:
- the LOC129765337 gene encoding endophilin-B1 isoform X2, translating into MNIKMPDFDMKKFVKDAGSTLSRVVQLTEEKLGTSEKTGMDGHFEHLSERSDCARMWTEKIVRDTEAAIVPNPANRVEDFIFEKIEKQKPKRLSNLEYLGLDMIEGGGEFGQDGAYGAALIKVGQAQQKLGSCERDFIGSAGMCFIQPLKKFLEGEMKTITKEKGILESKRLDLDACKNRVRKARSMLGQQTKDGISPEAALDQAERDLRVAQSEFDRQAEITKLLLEGISTTQATHLRHLHALVEAQVRYYGQCNKIMGDLQRELTSMRPPTPRLRVNSEDVDLTRGPPYLSPSQLTRGSNSQHSQRTITLHPAEVVRKPAIPAAAFPIAGDSVIAELVANSDPNDISVL
- the LOC129765337 gene encoding endophilin-B1 isoform X4 → MNIKMPDFDMKKFVKDAGSTLSRVVQLTEEKLGTSEKTGMDGHFEHLSERSDCARMWTEKIVRDTEAAIVPNPANRVEDFIFEKIEKQKPKRLSNLEYLGLDMIEGGGEFGQDGAYGAALIKVGQAQQKLGSCERDFIGSAGMCFIQPLKKFLEGEMKTITKEKGILESKRLDLDACKNRVRKARSMLGQQTAERDLRVAQSEFDRQAEITKLLLEGISTTQATHLRHLHALVEAQVRYYGQCNKIMGDLQRELTSMRPPTPRLRVNSEDVDLTRGPPYLSPSQLTRGSNSQHSQRTITLHPAEVVRKPAIPAAAFPIAGDSVIAELVANSDPNDISVL
- the LOC129765337 gene encoding endophilin-B1 isoform X3, translating into MNIKMPDFDMKKFVKDAGSTLSRVVQLTEEKLGTSEKTGMDGHFEHLSERSDCARMWTEKIVRDTEAAIVPNPANRVEDFIFEKIEKQKPKRLSNLEYLGLDMIEGGGEFGQDGAYGAALIKVGQAQQKLGSCERDFIGSAGMCFIQPLKKFLEGEMKTITKEKGILESKRLDLDACKNRVRKARSMLGQQTAERDLRVAQSEFDRQAEITKLLLEGISTTQATHLRHLHALVEAQVRYYGQCNKIMGDLQRELTSLGGPQPYVPVAGYEDDDTLSGRMNNIELGANPGYKRARVLCSYDAKDGTELNLTSNEVIFVCECNPPNCDYMNGKQGLLKGLVPKAFLELLDE
- the LOC129765337 gene encoding endophilin-B1 isoform X1, yielding MNIKMPDFDMKKFVKDAGSTLSRVVQLTEEKLGTSEKTGMDGHFEHLSERSDCARMWTEKIVRDTEAAIVPNPANRVEDFIFEKIEKQKPKRLSNLEYLGLDMIEGGGEFGQDGAYGAALIKVGQAQQKLGSCERDFIGSAGMCFIQPLKKFLEGEMKTITKEKGILESKRLDLDACKNRVRKARSMLGQQTKDGISPEAALDQAERDLRVAQSEFDRQAEITKLLLEGISTTQATHLRHLHALVEAQVRYYGQCNKIMGDLQRELTSLGGPQPYVPVAGYEDDDTLSGRMNNIELGANPGYKRARVLCSYDAKDGTELNLTSNEVIFVCECNPPNCDYMNGKQGLLKGLVPKAFLELLDE